From Haloarcula sp. CBA1127, a single genomic window includes:
- a CDS encoding TrmB family transcriptional regulator sugar-binding domain-containing protein: MMAQPGLEIHQTQAAVLDAIQSLTDSAEESLTVAVPISALSELVPQLSAAIERDVLVLLLVHGDETGPTPAYEDIATAVRTIESDITPLLVTADTQRGLTGHSGLLTDSIAEYQATEFDNKNLAHDQFTMFLGSHWLMGTERYVADVCEFPRTFSAFQFAVLMSALALRAGTQITARARVLSTADRTETTISGPVINARQSLVYPASSTNPAERSLTIETEDGPVTVGGSGATKEAYECREITLDRADNQ; the protein is encoded by the coding sequence GCGGCAGTCCTCGATGCGATACAATCACTTACCGACAGTGCCGAGGAGAGTCTCACGGTTGCGGTACCGATATCCGCCCTCTCGGAGCTTGTGCCGCAACTCAGCGCCGCTATCGAGCGGGATGTGCTGGTGTTGTTACTGGTCCATGGCGATGAGACAGGACCGACGCCCGCATACGAGGATATCGCAACAGCGGTCAGGACAATCGAGAGCGACATCACCCCATTGCTCGTTACCGCCGACACCCAGCGTGGACTCACTGGGCATTCCGGACTGCTGACTGACTCGATAGCAGAATATCAGGCAACCGAATTCGATAACAAGAACCTCGCGCACGACCAGTTCACGATGTTTCTCGGGAGCCACTGGCTGATGGGGACGGAACGCTACGTCGCCGACGTGTGTGAGTTCCCGCGGACGTTCTCCGCGTTTCAGTTCGCGGTGCTCATGTCGGCGCTGGCGCTGCGCGCGGGGACGCAGATTACTGCTCGCGCCCGGGTACTCTCGACGGCTGACCGAACTGAGACAACGATATCGGGGCCGGTCATAAACGCCCGGCAGAGTCTCGTCTATCCCGCATCGAGCACGAACCCGGCCGAACGGTCACTCACCATCGAGACCGAGGACGGACCAGTCACTGTCGGCGGGTCCGGTGCCACGAAGGAAGCCTACGAGTGTCGTGAAATCACGCTTGACAGGGCTGACAATCAATAA